Proteins encoded by one window of Rutidosis leptorrhynchoides isolate AG116_Rl617_1_P2 chromosome 7, CSIRO_AGI_Rlap_v1, whole genome shotgun sequence:
- the LOC139859693 gene encoding fasciclin-like arabinogalactan protein 21: MATLSQILLFLLTSITTAAAFNPYFSPQSPPPPSLTYPSHPSATMRGLLTDVVYHLRINSDYTVLALMIQENLDMLSQFYSMTIFAVDDAYLFDDEHLFVSNLRFHIVPNQRLMAVDIMKLPVNSMLPTMIDSERLMVTVAGGGSLLSPMRINNVKITATDVVFNDGIVVHGIPAPFQQKGGNYINLRELQQKLKPHKRVQSLKTEL, from the exons ATGGCAACCCTTTCCCAAATACTCCTCTTCCTTCTTACATCCATCACTACCGCCGCCGCCTTCAATCCATACTTCTCTccacaatcaccaccaccaccgtCACTCACATATCCTTCACATCCGTCTGCTACCATGCGCGGATTGCTAACTGATGTCGTGTATCATCTCCGTATCAACAGTGATTACACGGTTCTCGCATTAATGATTCAAGAAAACCTAGATATGTTATCTCAATTCTACAGTATGACTATCTTCGCCGTCGATGATGCTTATCTATTTGATGACGAACACCTGTTTGTATCGAATTTGAGATTTCACATTGTTCCTAATCAGAGACTTATGGCGGTGGATATAATGAAATTGCCGGTTAATTCGATGTTACCGACAATGATTGACAGTGAGAGGTTAATGGTTACGGTGGCCGGAGGTGGAAGTTTATTGTCGCCGATGAGGATTAATAATGTGAAGATCACCGCCACAGATGTGGTGTTTAACGACGGCATTGTTGTGCATGGAATTCCAGCTCCGTTTCAAC aaaaAGGGGGAAACTATATAAACTTAAGAGAACTTCAACAAAAATTAAAGCCTCATAAAAGGGTACAATCATTGAAAACTGAGCTCTAA
- the LOC139858695 gene encoding NADH dehydrogenase [ubiquinone] 1 beta subcomplex subunit 7-like, which produces MEGSSKPMIATREEMVTAKVPLAYRDQCAHLLIPLNKCRQSEFYLPWKCEDERHTYEKCEYELVMERMLQMQKLKQSKDQSQGSSIPLIPKTANA; this is translated from the coding sequence ATGGAGGGATCATCGAAGCCAATGATCGCAACAAGAGAAGAAATGGTAACGGCCAAGGTACCATTAGCGTACAGAGATCAGTGCGCACATTTGCTGATTCCACTCAACAAATGCCGTCAATCTGAGTTTTATCTTCCATGGAAGTGTGAAGACGAACGTCATACTTATGAAAAGTGCGAGTATGAACTTGTTATGGAAAGGATGCTTCAGATGCAAAAACTTAAACAATCTAAGGATCAATCGCAAGGCAGCAGTATCCCTCTTATCCCTAAAACCGCCAATGCTTAA